In Massilia forsythiae, one DNA window encodes the following:
- the ompA gene encoding outer membrane protein OmpA produces MNKLATLMLAATAAMAGSAFAQSAPPYAPLTTDIQAPKPNSAYLQDSRGVIVRNPNGLCWRTGYWTPADAVPGCDAPLCVEPERLENGKCVAPPPPAPPAETAPAPTPAPTPVPAPVPTSEKVSYSADAFFDFDKAVLKPAGKASLDDLVSKLKDINLEVIIAVGHTDSVGTDAYNQKLSVRRAEAVKSYLQGKGVESTRIYTEGKGEKQPVADNGTDAGRAKNRRVEIEVVGTRNTQQQ; encoded by the coding sequence ATGAATAAATTGGCAACCCTGATGCTCGCCGCCACGGCAGCGATGGCAGGCAGCGCGTTCGCACAGAGCGCACCGCCGTACGCGCCGCTGACCACCGACATCCAGGCTCCGAAGCCAAACAGCGCCTACCTGCAGGATTCGCGCGGCGTGATCGTGCGCAATCCGAACGGCCTGTGCTGGCGCACCGGCTACTGGACCCCGGCCGACGCGGTCCCGGGTTGCGATGCGCCGCTGTGCGTCGAGCCGGAGCGCCTGGAAAACGGCAAGTGCGTCGCCCCGCCGCCGCCGGCCCCGCCGGCTGAAACCGCACCGGCCCCGACCCCGGCGCCGACGCCTGTTCCGGCACCGGTGCCGACCTCGGAAAAGGTCAGCTACTCGGCCGACGCCTTCTTCGACTTCGACAAGGCCGTGCTGAAGCCGGCCGGCAAGGCTTCGCTGGACGACCTGGTCTCGAAGCTGAAGGACATCAACCTGGAAGTCATCATCGCCGTCGGCCATACCGACTCGGTCGGCACAGATGCCTACAACCAGAAGCTGTCGGTGCGCCGCGCCGAAGCCGTCAAGTCCTACCTGCAGGGAAAGGGCGTCGAATCGACCCGCATCTACACCGAAGGCAAGGGCGAGAAGCAGCCGGTTGCCGACAACGGCACCGATGCCGGCCGCGCCAAGAACCGCCGCGTCGAGATCGAAGTGGTCGGCACGCGCAACACCCAGCAGCAGTAA
- the ubiG gene encoding bifunctional 2-polyprenyl-6-hydroxyphenol methylase/3-demethylubiquinol 3-O-methyltransferase UbiG, with the protein MTTNADPLEIQKFSELAHRWWDPTSEFRPLHDINPLRLEWINARAPLAGKNVIDIGCGGGILAESMARKGAKVTGIDLSQKALKVADLHSLESGVEVRYKLIAAEDMAAEEAGQYDVVTCMEMLEHVPDPAAIVRAAATLVKPGGHVFFSTINRNAKAYLFAVVGAEYVLRMLPRGTHDYAKFITPAELSGFVRQAELQVDGLKGLTYNPLTKIYSLNQDTGVNYMVACSKPVA; encoded by the coding sequence ATGACTACGAACGCCGACCCCTTAGAAATCCAGAAATTCAGCGAACTGGCCCACCGCTGGTGGGACCCGACTTCCGAATTCCGTCCGCTGCACGACATCAACCCGCTGCGCCTGGAGTGGATCAACGCGCGCGCGCCGCTGGCCGGCAAGAACGTGATCGACATCGGCTGCGGCGGCGGCATCCTGGCCGAATCGATGGCGCGCAAGGGCGCCAAGGTCACCGGCATCGATTTGTCGCAGAAGGCGCTGAAGGTGGCCGACCTGCACAGCCTGGAATCGGGCGTGGAGGTGCGTTATAAACTGATCGCTGCCGAAGACATGGCCGCCGAGGAAGCCGGCCAGTACGACGTGGTGACCTGCATGGAAATGCTGGAACACGTGCCGGACCCGGCCGCCATCGTGCGCGCCGCCGCCACCCTGGTGAAGCCGGGCGGGCACGTGTTCTTCTCGACCATCAATCGCAACGCCAAGGCGTATTTGTTCGCGGTGGTCGGCGCCGAATACGTGCTGCGCATGTTGCCGCGCGGCACCCACGACTACGCCAAGTTCATCACGCCGGCGGAACTGTCCGGCTTCGTACGCCAGGCCGAGCTGCAGGTGGATGGCCTCAAGGGCCTGACCTACAACCCGCTGACCAAGATCTACTCGTTGAACCAGGATACCGGCGTCAACTACATGGTCGCCTGCAGCAAGCCGGTGGCTTGA